A stretch of the Terriglobales bacterium genome encodes the following:
- a CDS encoding shikimate kinase, whose product MGAGKTTVGQEMSLRFNLRFVDLDEVIVKSSGKTIPEIFAEEGEAGFRRRETECLTHLLQQTPDRPEVIALGGGAFVQPANLEVIHRCSIPCVFLDAPIDTLLLRCRSEKTIRPLAHDENHFRQLYEQRRIGYMKADHRVQTAGKAVREIVNEVISRLGWCDEVSEVPESH is encoded by the coding sequence ATGGGCGCCGGTAAGACTACTGTCGGCCAAGAAATGTCGCTGCGGTTCAATCTACGCTTTGTCGACCTCGACGAGGTGATCGTCAAGTCGTCCGGAAAAACCATTCCCGAGATCTTCGCCGAAGAAGGCGAGGCGGGATTCCGGCGACGCGAGACGGAATGCCTTACGCACCTGCTCCAACAAACACCCGATAGGCCTGAGGTGATCGCCTTGGGAGGCGGCGCATTCGTACAGCCTGCAAACCTTGAGGTGATTCACCGTTGTTCTATTCCGTGCGTGTTTCTTGACGCGCCAATTGATACCCTGTTGTTGCGATGCCGATCGGAGAAAACGATTCGGCCGCTGGCGCACGATGAGAACCATTTTCGCCAATTGTATGAACAGCGGCGAATTGGTTACATGAAGGCAGATCATCGTGTGCAAACCGCCGGAAAGGCGGTCCGCGAAATCGTTAACGAAGTTATTTCGCGGTTGGGATGGTGTGATGAAGTTTCCGAAGTACCAGAGAGTCACTAG
- a CDS encoding dihydrodipicolinate reductase C-terminal domain-containing protein, whose amino-acid sequence MNILVLGRGKTGSLVEEIARERGHNVRAVDEFENVGGTAVRPEALSNIDVAIDFTAPSAVLGNIEACVRVGTRMVVGTTGWYEHMQHVRKLVQKYETGFVFGANFSVGVNLFFEIARAVAPALNLGYEGHMIERHHVQKKDAPSGTAVAINNVLKAGSGKVLEIESVREGNIVGDHEIRLDSVNDSLLLSHSAKSRRGFAEGAVKAAEWIHDKRGFYDFKDVWRELR is encoded by the coding sequence ATGAACATACTCGTTCTTGGCCGTGGAAAGACCGGATCGCTCGTGGAGGAGATCGCACGCGAGCGCGGACATAACGTCAGGGCGGTAGACGAATTCGAAAACGTGGGCGGTACGGCGGTGCGTCCGGAAGCGCTTTCGAATATCGATGTCGCTATCGATTTCACAGCGCCTTCAGCGGTTTTGGGCAACATCGAAGCCTGCGTTCGCGTGGGTACCCGGATGGTTGTGGGAACCACAGGCTGGTACGAACACATGCAGCATGTGCGCAAACTGGTGCAGAAATACGAGACCGGCTTCGTTTTCGGCGCGAATTTTTCAGTAGGCGTGAACCTGTTTTTCGAAATAGCACGCGCCGTTGCACCCGCCCTGAACCTCGGATACGAGGGCCACATGATTGAACGCCATCACGTCCAGAAGAAAGACGCGCCTTCCGGCACGGCAGTGGCTATCAACAATGTCCTGAAAGCAGGCTCAGGAAAGGTGCTGGAGATCGAATCGGTTCGTGAAGGCAACATCGTCGGTGATCACGAGATCCGGCTAGACTCTGTGAACGATTCCCTGCTTCTTTCGCATTCGGCGAAGTCGCGGCGTGGCTTCGCAGAAGGAGCCGTCAAGGCAGCGGAGTGGATCCACGACAAGCGTGGGTTTTACGACTTTAAGGACGTCTGGCGAGAGTTGAGGTAG
- a CDS encoding AI-2E family transporter, with protein sequence MSTITHNSMPDYDQHSSPPKVRSLRSDIIFTIGLLVLLGFAWAAREVLMLIFVSALFAVVLSPAIDAIRKIHIGHWWPDRVTAILIIIVIATVGFGSFLIFAVPPMYNDLLSASTYLPQRIAEVNEKLHRFPLLPTFDPNALGNQLSESAGGTVGLFKGLATGLFMLFSWMILTAYFILDGQSLFYWFLSFFSEPQRGRLRSTMLRAEQRIRHWLVGQGLLMLILGVSAGITFWLMHVKYALFLGVMAGVLNIVPFAGPFLSFVMSSSIAALDSWSKFLGVVGFYFLYQQIENAILVPKIMKMSVDLPPLAVIIALFIGGSLAGMIGALIAVPTAAVLGVLLDEYFVRVRPFTGHRSEEAQRARSVAHH encoded by the coding sequence ATGAGTACAATCACGCACAATTCCATGCCAGACTACGACCAACACAGTTCCCCGCCCAAGGTGCGCTCGCTCCGGTCGGACATCATTTTCACCATCGGGTTGTTGGTGCTGCTTGGTTTTGCATGGGCCGCGCGTGAAGTACTAATGCTGATTTTTGTCAGTGCGCTATTCGCCGTGGTGCTGAGCCCGGCGATCGACGCCATCCGCAAAATTCACATCGGGCACTGGTGGCCGGATCGCGTAACCGCCATCCTGATCATCATCGTGATCGCAACGGTCGGATTCGGGTCGTTCCTGATCTTTGCTGTGCCGCCCATGTATAACGATCTGTTGTCGGCATCCACGTATCTGCCGCAGAGAATCGCTGAGGTCAATGAGAAACTCCATCGATTCCCGCTTCTGCCGACGTTCGATCCGAATGCACTGGGCAATCAACTGAGCGAATCCGCGGGAGGAACAGTTGGCCTTTTCAAGGGCCTTGCAACTGGATTGTTCATGCTCTTCAGTTGGATGATCCTGACGGCGTACTTCATCCTCGACGGCCAGAGCCTCTTCTACTGGTTCCTGTCCTTCTTCAGTGAGCCGCAACGTGGGCGTTTGCGATCGACCATGTTGCGCGCAGAGCAGCGGATCCGGCACTGGCTGGTAGGCCAAGGATTGCTCATGCTGATCCTCGGAGTCTCCGCCGGGATCACGTTCTGGTTGATGCACGTGAAGTACGCACTTTTCCTAGGCGTGATGGCAGGAGTCCTGAACATAGTTCCGTTCGCGGGTCCGTTCTTGTCCTTCGTCATGAGCAGTTCGATCGCAGCCCTGGATTCATGGTCGAAGTTCCTGGGAGTTGTCGGTTTCTACTTCCTGTACCAGCAGATTGAAAATGCGATCCTGGTGCCGAAGATCATGAAAATGAGCGTTGACCTTCCGCCGCTGGCGGTGATCATTGCTCTGTTCATCGGCGGATCCCTGGCCGGAATGATCGGTGCGCTGATCGCCGTTCCGACCGCAGCTGTACTCGGTGTTCTGCTCGATGAATACTTTGTGCGCGTACGTCCTTTCACTGGACATCGTTCTGAAGAAGCGCAACGAGCGCGTTCCGTCGCGCATCATTAA
- a CDS encoding PIG-L family deacetylase, which translates to MAHPDDEAVGCGLLLQQMTDPIVIFATDGAPRAQFFWRDHESRESYARLRAQEARSALACVGVEHFHFLHDANVVADQELFLNLECAFGALARVIETELPDAILTLAYEGGHPDHDACSFLAAAAGVKFELPIWEMPLYHRRNGSLERQSFLAGEGIQVLATADTVARKQAMFAEYASQAQVLCDFACETEVVRPAPIYDFSRNPHDGELNYEAWQWPMRGEDLCRAFEKFLHPSETIVRKREWRTAA; encoded by the coding sequence GTGGCCCATCCTGACGACGAGGCAGTTGGTTGCGGTCTGCTGTTGCAGCAGATGACAGACCCGATCGTCATTTTCGCAACGGATGGAGCACCGCGAGCGCAGTTCTTCTGGAGGGACCACGAGTCTAGAGAAAGCTATGCCAGGCTCCGGGCGCAGGAAGCTCGAAGCGCACTTGCTTGCGTGGGTGTTGAGCATTTCCATTTCCTGCATGATGCGAATGTCGTCGCCGACCAGGAACTCTTCCTCAATCTTGAATGTGCCTTTGGGGCATTGGCTCGGGTCATCGAGACCGAACTGCCGGATGCCATCCTCACGCTTGCATACGAAGGTGGCCATCCCGACCACGACGCCTGCAGTTTCCTGGCAGCGGCAGCGGGTGTGAAGTTCGAATTACCGATCTGGGAAATGCCTCTGTATCACCGTAGAAACGGAAGCTTGGAGCGTCAATCGTTTCTAGCGGGAGAAGGCATCCAGGTCCTGGCTACGGCCGACACAGTCGCAAGGAAGCAGGCGATGTTTGCCGAGTATGCGTCGCAGGCGCAGGTTCTTTGCGATTTCGCTTGTGAAACTGAAGTCGTCCGCCCGGCCCCTATCTACGATTTTTCGCGGAACCCGCACGACGGAGAATTGAACTACGAAGCCTGGCAATGGCCGATGCGAGGTGAAGACCTGTGCCGGGCCTTTGAGAAATTCCTGCATCCATCAGAAACAATCGTGAGAAAGCGTGAATGGCGTACCGCAGCCTGA
- the lysC gene encoding lysine-sensitive aspartokinase 3 translates to MIVMKFGGTSVESASAIDRVAKIVSSRLADRPVVVVSAMSKFTDQLVAMSNAAGSGDKEKALGLSLAARERHYQAVSELLGTATFTGLHAELEADFNGLDDLLRGISAVGELTPRTTDNVLSFGERVNAKIVAAGFEARGMKSIRIDSRQVIVTDNTYTKAVPQFDEINDRLKEIVKPALDKGFVPVMGGFIGSTKDGIPTTIGRGGSDFSAAIVGAGLDAERIEIWTDVDGMKTTDPNMCPSALRIKNIGFEEAAELAYFGAKVLHPSTLLPAVQKNIPVLVLNSRNPSNEGTVITARAPHCRNPFKAIAAKKRITIIDIVATRMLGAHGFLRSIFEVFDRHRCPVDVVSTSEVSVSLTVDSNEAIPAIATDLQKLGDVKYEGRKAIVCLVGENLRETPGVAGKVFSAVSDINIRMISQGASEINITFVIEESDVPRAVRQLHDIFFADPDPEVFAYA, encoded by the coding sequence ATGATCGTCATGAAATTCGGCGGAACCTCCGTTGAGAGTGCTTCTGCAATTGATCGTGTTGCGAAGATCGTCTCTTCGCGGCTGGCCGACAGGCCTGTGGTGGTGGTGAGCGCGATGTCGAAGTTCACCGATCAACTGGTCGCGATGTCAAACGCCGCAGGTTCGGGGGACAAGGAAAAAGCCCTCGGGCTTTCCCTCGCTGCACGGGAACGTCATTACCAAGCCGTCAGCGAATTGCTTGGTACGGCAACGTTTACCGGTCTTCACGCCGAACTCGAAGCCGACTTCAATGGTCTGGACGATCTGCTCCGCGGCATCTCGGCTGTTGGTGAACTTACACCTCGTACTACCGACAACGTACTGTCCTTCGGTGAGCGAGTGAATGCGAAGATCGTGGCCGCCGGATTCGAAGCCAGGGGCATGAAATCGATTCGCATCGATTCACGCCAGGTGATTGTGACGGACAATACCTACACCAAAGCTGTCCCGCAGTTCGATGAGATCAACGACCGCCTGAAAGAGATCGTCAAACCCGCCCTCGACAAGGGCTTTGTGCCTGTGATGGGCGGGTTCATCGGCTCCACAAAAGACGGCATTCCGACGACGATTGGCCGAGGTGGTTCGGACTTTTCCGCCGCTATCGTAGGTGCCGGACTTGACGCAGAACGCATCGAGATCTGGACCGACGTCGACGGCATGAAGACCACCGATCCCAACATGTGTCCAAGCGCACTGCGGATCAAAAACATCGGCTTCGAAGAAGCAGCCGAATTGGCCTATTTCGGAGCGAAGGTCCTGCATCCTTCGACGCTGCTGCCGGCGGTGCAGAAGAACATCCCGGTGCTGGTATTGAATTCACGTAACCCTTCGAACGAAGGCACGGTGATTACCGCGCGAGCACCACACTGTCGCAATCCATTCAAAGCGATCGCAGCCAAGAAGCGGATCACCATCATTGATATCGTGGCGACACGCATGCTCGGAGCGCACGGGTTTCTGCGGTCAATATTTGAAGTCTTCGACCGGCATCGTTGCCCTGTCGATGTGGTTTCGACTTCGGAGGTGAGCGTCTCCTTGACAGTGGACTCGAACGAGGCGATTCCTGCGATTGCTACCGACCTGCAAAAGCTGGGCGACGTAAAATACGAAGGCCGCAAAGCTATCGTTTGCCTGGTCGGCGAGAACCTTCGAGAGACGCCCGGTGTTGCCGGGAAAGTATTCAGTGCGGTGTCCGACATTAATATCCGGATGATCTCGCAGGGCGCGTCGGAGATTAACATCACTTTTGTGATTGAAGAGAGTGACGTCCCTCGTGCGGTTCGCCAGTTGCACGATATCTTTTTCGCGGATCCTGATCCTGAAGTATTCGCATACGCATGA
- the dapA gene encoding 4-hydroxy-tetrahydrodipicolinate synthase, which produces MLKLRGCGTALVTPFKADGSIDEKALRALVEWQVASKIDFLVPCGTTGETPTLSHDEWLHVIDVTIEVVNGRVPIVAGATSNSTREAVSKAKEVASRKSVDAILTASPYYNKPTQEGQYQHFKAIAEAVDKPLVLYNVPGRTAANIEVATLARLAEMKNIIAVKEASGSITQIAEVCSAVPSDFAVLSGDDAVTLPVISLGGVGIISVVSNEIPKEMAEMTRAALANDWDRARSIQRKYLGLMQANFLESNPIPVKAVLAMMGKVEENYRLPMLPAKKETKAKLQKIASDLGLVKAVAV; this is translated from the coding sequence ATGTTGAAACTGCGTGGATGCGGCACTGCACTGGTAACTCCGTTCAAAGCGGATGGTTCGATCGACGAAAAGGCGCTGCGGGCGCTGGTCGAATGGCAGGTGGCATCGAAGATTGACTTCCTCGTTCCCTGCGGAACGACAGGTGAAACACCCACGCTCTCGCATGACGAGTGGCTGCATGTCATCGACGTCACAATTGAAGTCGTGAATGGCCGAGTGCCGATTGTTGCCGGCGCGACTTCAAACTCCACAAGAGAAGCGGTTTCCAAGGCAAAGGAAGTCGCATCGCGGAAGAGCGTGGATGCCATCCTGACCGCCTCGCCGTATTACAACAAGCCGACCCAGGAAGGTCAGTACCAACATTTCAAGGCTATCGCCGAAGCTGTCGACAAGCCGCTGGTGCTTTACAACGTTCCCGGACGCACGGCAGCGAACATCGAGGTGGCCACGCTTGCACGTCTAGCGGAGATGAAGAACATCATCGCCGTGAAAGAAGCGAGCGGCAGCATTACCCAGATTGCCGAAGTGTGCAGCGCAGTGCCGTCCGACTTTGCCGTTCTTTCCGGAGATGATGCTGTCACGCTGCCGGTGATTTCGCTGGGCGGAGTCGGAATCATTTCGGTGGTATCGAACGAGATACCGAAAGAAATGGCCGAGATGACTCGAGCGGCGCTCGCCAACGACTGGGATAGAGCTCGAAGTATCCAGCGCAAATATCTTGGGTTGATGCAGGCGAACTTCCTGGAATCGAATCCGATTCCGGTGAAAGCCGTGCTCGCGATGATGGGCAAGGTCGAGGAGAACTACCGTCTGCCCATGCTTCCCGCGAAGAAAGAAACGAAGGCGAAACTCCAGAAGATTGCCAGCGACTTGGGTCTGGTGAAGGCGGTTGCTGTCTAG
- a CDS encoding cation:dicarboxylase symporter family transporter: MKRQLLFAALATLALAGLLQSATYLGLLALPHSVLFAARWVFLATFIAYGVVRRNLTTWIVVSMFVGAEIGHDWPGIATNLRVLSQIFLQLIKTIIAPLLFATLVSGIAGHADLKKVGRMGIKAIIYFEVVTTIALFIGLAAINISKAGVGVQLPQIASETLPTTKHTASEIILHIFPENLAKSVAEGQVLQVVVFAIIFGIGLAMVREDKRRPMLAFTDSLAEVMFKFTNIVMLFAPFGVGAAIAYTVGHTGLGVLVNLAKLLATLYIALIIFIFGVLLPIAFWFRVPIRKFAKAVAEPASIAFGTSSSEAALPRAMEAMEGIGVPRKIVAFVMPTGYSFNLDGSSLYQSLGAIFVAQVAGIHLSFGQQLLLLLTLMLTSKGTAGVSRASIIILLGTVGSFGLPTEPVFILLGIDQLMDMARTTVNVIGNCLATVVVAKWEGEYPAAPNNALASTGAS; the protein is encoded by the coding sequence ATGAAACGGCAACTCCTGTTCGCCGCCTTAGCCACACTAGCCTTAGCGGGACTGTTGCAGAGCGCAACGTATCTCGGACTACTGGCGCTGCCCCACTCCGTCCTGTTCGCCGCCCGCTGGGTTTTTCTCGCGACCTTCATTGCGTATGGCGTAGTTCGCCGCAATCTGACTACATGGATCGTGGTCAGCATGTTCGTGGGCGCGGAAATCGGCCATGACTGGCCCGGTATCGCGACCAACCTGCGCGTGCTCTCGCAAATTTTCCTCCAGCTGATCAAGACGATCATTGCGCCTCTTCTCTTCGCAACGCTCGTGAGCGGCATCGCCGGACACGCCGACCTGAAGAAGGTCGGTCGCATGGGCATTAAGGCGATCATCTATTTCGAAGTCGTTACCACTATTGCCCTGTTCATCGGCCTGGCTGCCATCAATATCAGTAAAGCTGGGGTCGGGGTTCAGCTACCGCAGATCGCCTCCGAAACTTTACCAACCACTAAACACACCGCTTCGGAAATCATCCTGCACATCTTCCCGGAGAATCTCGCGAAGTCCGTTGCCGAAGGACAGGTGCTCCAGGTTGTGGTGTTTGCCATCATCTTCGGCATCGGCCTGGCGATGGTACGTGAGGACAAGCGGCGTCCGATGCTGGCGTTCACCGACAGCCTTGCCGAGGTGATGTTCAAGTTCACGAACATCGTGATGCTGTTTGCACCTTTTGGTGTAGGCGCTGCCATCGCCTACACAGTTGGTCACACTGGCCTAGGCGTGCTTGTTAATCTCGCCAAGCTGCTTGCGACTCTCTACATCGCGCTTATCATCTTCATCTTCGGTGTGCTTTTGCCGATTGCGTTCTGGTTCCGGGTGCCCATCCGAAAATTCGCGAAGGCGGTCGCCGAACCGGCCTCCATCGCCTTCGGGACCAGCAGTTCGGAGGCGGCTCTTCCACGTGCCATGGAGGCGATGGAAGGAATTGGCGTACCGCGAAAGATCGTCGCGTTCGTCATGCCGACGGGCTACAGTTTCAACCTTGATGGCTCCAGCCTGTACCAGTCCTTGGGCGCCATCTTCGTCGCCCAGGTCGCCGGAATTCACCTGAGTTTCGGCCAGCAACTCCTTTTGCTGCTGACACTTATGTTGACAAGCAAGGGCACCGCCGGCGTGTCGCGAGCGTCGATCATCATCCTGCTCGGAACAGTAGGTTCATTCGGCCTTCCAACCGAGCCCGTGTTCATTCTGCTGGGAATTGATCAACTGATGGACATGGCCCGCACCACGGTGAACGTGATCGGCAACTGTCTGGCGACGGTGGTCGTCGCCAAGTGGGAAGGCGAGTATCCAGCCGCGCCCAACAATGCACTCGCCAGCACCGGCGCAAGCTAA
- a CDS encoding glycosyltransferase, which yields MAYRSLRRPSDSVHPRRILYVAYPLLPVSHESCGGAEQMLSVLEDEMARRGHYTSVAACAGSQARGSVMVTGAETVEPDRFSTRNAEHHARILEFLNSPQHHALPFDLIHDKSGSFWPRAAESEIPVLATLHLPRHFYSEEVFRKVPKNVMFNCVSAAQYRSFQNVLHVIGVIENGIHVHRFPFITEKQDYLLWLGRVCEEKGPHLAIEVARRTGLPLVMAGQVYPFSYHQTFYNAKIRPHLASLHPTISFRETPTFQTKARLLSRARALLVPSLVNETSSLVAMEAMVCGTPVIGFRRGALPEVVIDRLTGFIVDDVDQMVEAVWNADQINAHACRTHVESNYSSTRMAAQYEELYERILASRESPRTQAA from the coding sequence ATGGCGTACCGCAGCCTGAGAAGACCAAGCGATTCCGTGCATCCGCGCCGAATTCTATACGTTGCCTATCCGTTGTTGCCCGTCAGCCACGAAAGCTGCGGCGGCGCCGAGCAGATGTTATCGGTGTTGGAAGATGAGATGGCTCGCCGAGGGCACTACACATCAGTCGCTGCCTGCGCAGGTTCGCAGGCGCGCGGCAGCGTAATGGTGACGGGTGCCGAAACCGTAGAACCGGACCGCTTTTCCACGCGCAATGCCGAACATCACGCCCGCATCCTCGAGTTCTTGAACTCCCCGCAGCATCACGCGCTGCCGTTCGATCTCATCCACGACAAAAGCGGCAGCTTCTGGCCTCGTGCCGCGGAATCCGAAATTCCGGTGCTGGCGACCCTTCATCTGCCTCGGCATTTCTATTCCGAAGAGGTATTCCGCAAAGTCCCAAAGAACGTGATGTTCAACTGCGTCTCTGCTGCACAGTACCGCAGTTTCCAAAATGTTCTGCACGTCATCGGGGTAATCGAGAATGGAATCCATGTTCACCGCTTTCCGTTTATTACCGAGAAACAGGATTACCTGCTTTGGCTGGGAAGAGTCTGCGAGGAGAAAGGACCACACCTCGCGATCGAGGTGGCGCGCCGAACTGGCCTTCCGCTGGTGATGGCGGGGCAGGTGTATCCGTTCTCGTATCACCAGACGTTTTACAACGCGAAGATCAGGCCGCACCTCGCCAGCCTGCATCCGACTATTTCATTCCGGGAGACTCCCACATTCCAGACGAAAGCGCGCCTGCTCAGCCGAGCACGCGCGTTGCTTGTACCCAGCCTGGTGAACGAAACTTCGTCGCTGGTTGCCATGGAAGCCATGGTATGCGGCACTCCGGTCATTGGTTTCCGACGGGGCGCATTGCCGGAAGTGGTAATAGATCGACTGACTGGCTTCATCGTGGACGACGTGGACCAAATGGTGGAAGCGGTCTGGAATGCCGATCAGATCAACGCGCACGCGTGCCGAACGCACGTAGAGTCGAATTATTCGTCGACGCGCATGGCTGCGCAGTATGAAGAGCTTTACGAGCGAATTCTCGCGAGCCGGGAATCGCCGCGAACTCAGGCCGCCTAG
- a CDS encoding 2,3,4,5-tetrahydropyridine-2,6-dicarboxylate N-succinyltransferase yields the protein MHPLQAGIERLYALGPEARNVSGARGVFGDFRDALSKGEIRAAEKVDGEWRVNIWVKQGILLGFRIGELMEMGCEDLSFVDKDTFPVRQFRIEDRIRIVPGGSSVREGAYVAPSVICMPPMYINVGAYVDEGTLVDSHALVGSCAQVGKRVHISAAAQVGGVLEPINASPVVIEDDVLIGGNCGVYEGTQVRARAVLGAGTVLTRSTPLFDLIKGEIYRSSHDQCLVVPEGAVVVPGSRAVSKGKGQEWGLSLYAPVIVKYRDEKTDRGVELEDLLR from the coding sequence ATGCATCCACTGCAGGCAGGAATCGAACGGCTGTATGCCCTTGGGCCGGAGGCACGTAACGTCTCGGGAGCTCGTGGCGTCTTTGGAGACTTCCGCGACGCCCTGAGCAAAGGCGAAATTCGTGCTGCCGAAAAAGTGGACGGCGAATGGCGCGTCAACATCTGGGTAAAGCAAGGAATCCTCCTGGGCTTCCGGATCGGCGAACTGATGGAGATGGGATGCGAAGATCTGTCGTTTGTCGATAAGGACACTTTTCCCGTTCGCCAGTTCCGTATCGAAGACAGGATTCGCATTGTCCCCGGCGGGTCGTCAGTACGTGAAGGCGCTTACGTGGCGCCCTCGGTGATCTGCATGCCGCCCATGTACATCAACGTGGGGGCGTATGTGGATGAAGGCACCCTGGTGGATTCGCACGCGCTTGTGGGTTCATGCGCGCAAGTCGGAAAACGAGTTCATATCAGCGCGGCGGCGCAGGTCGGCGGCGTGCTCGAGCCGATCAATGCTTCGCCGGTCGTGATTGAGGATGACGTACTGATCGGCGGGAACTGCGGCGTCTACGAAGGCACGCAGGTCCGGGCTCGCGCTGTGCTGGGCGCCGGAACGGTTCTTACACGGTCAACACCGTTGTTCGATCTGATAAAAGGTGAAATCTACCGCTCCTCACACGATCAGTGCCTGGTGGTGCCAGAGGGTGCGGTGGTGGTTCCCGGCTCGCGTGCCGTTTCCAAAGGCAAAGGCCAGGAATGGGGGCTTTCGCTGTATGCGCCGGTGATCGTGAAATATCGCGACGAGAAGACCGATCGCGGAGTCGAGTTGGAAGATTTGCTGCGGTAG
- the asd gene encoding aspartate-semialdehyde dehydrogenase, which translates to METHSRKIPVGILGATGVVGQRFIQLLENHPWFEVAWLAASDRSAGLPYAQAAKWRLKTAIPAKVADMTVSSASPEGAPKVIFAALDAAFAREIEPAFASAGCAVVSNSSAFRMQEDVPLVIPEVNADHVRVLERQKWFKDSKGFIVTNPNCSAIGLVIALKPLQLAFGLEKVFVVTMQAVSGAGYPGVASLDIIGNVIPFIKNEEEKMEEETLKLLGSVNGYSFKPAPIGISAQCNRVAVEDGHTESVSVKLAKTASAEEIIATWNKFSAIPQEKKLPTAPQQAVVYDASPDRPQPRFDLDRGAGMATSVGRLRPCGLFDWKFTVLSHNTIRGAAGAALLNAELLKCQGYLD; encoded by the coding sequence ATGGAAACTCACAGTAGAAAAATACCTGTTGGAATTCTTGGCGCAACGGGTGTGGTTGGGCAGCGGTTCATCCAACTGCTCGAGAACCACCCGTGGTTTGAAGTCGCCTGGTTAGCTGCATCGGATCGTTCAGCGGGCTTGCCGTACGCGCAGGCAGCGAAGTGGAGATTGAAGACCGCGATTCCGGCCAAGGTGGCGGATATGACTGTTTCCTCCGCTAGCCCTGAAGGCGCTCCCAAGGTGATCTTTGCCGCGCTGGATGCGGCTTTTGCGCGCGAGATTGAACCTGCCTTCGCCTCCGCCGGATGCGCTGTGGTCTCGAATTCCAGCGCTTTCCGCATGCAGGAGGATGTTCCGCTAGTGATCCCAGAAGTGAACGCCGATCACGTGCGCGTGCTGGAGAGACAGAAGTGGTTCAAGGACTCCAAAGGTTTCATCGTCACCAATCCGAATTGTTCGGCGATCGGCCTCGTTATCGCGCTTAAGCCCTTGCAACTCGCCTTCGGACTGGAGAAGGTTTTCGTTGTGACGATGCAGGCCGTGAGTGGCGCCGGCTATCCGGGCGTGGCTTCGCTCGACATCATTGGAAACGTGATCCCCTTCATCAAAAATGAAGAAGAGAAGATGGAAGAGGAGACGCTGAAACTCCTCGGCTCGGTGAACGGATATTCGTTCAAGCCGGCGCCGATCGGCATCAGCGCACAATGCAACCGCGTGGCGGTGGAAGACGGACATACGGAATCGGTTTCAGTAAAGCTTGCGAAGACAGCCTCGGCGGAAGAAATCATCGCAACGTGGAACAAGTTCAGTGCCATTCCACAGGAAAAGAAGCTGCCGACGGCTCCACAACAGGCGGTGGTATACGATGCATCGCCGGATCGTCCGCAGCCGCGCTTCGATCTTGATCGCGGTGCCGGCATGGCCACCAGCGTAGGCCGCTTGCGCCCGTGCGGATTGTTTGATTGGAAGTTCACGGTGCTGTCGCATAACACGATTCGCGGTGCAGCGGGCGCTGCGTTGCTGAACGCCGAACTGCTGAAGTGCCAGGGATACCTCGACTAG